The Sorangiineae bacterium MSr11954 DNA segment CCCGGATCCGTACTCCCCGATCCTTCTTCCGATGACCCGCACGAGGCAGCGACGCCGCCCGCCAACAACATGGCGACGACCGCCACCTTCCCTTTTTCCGAGCGCTCTGCCATCCGTCAATCCCCCACCATGAGGCGCTGCACGCGCCTCGCTGGCTCCTGGCCACGTTTCGCCGGGCCTTCGCCCCCTGTTCACAGCCGCGCCGCGACGCGGACTCCACTCCATCGTCCGATGCAGCGTCTCCTATGTAGGACGCGGCATTAACCGAATAGGTGTCGCTGGGCTTCGGACGATTTGCGTGTGGCTAGGAATCGAGGGATGGTGGGAGCGCGCGCGACGCGCGTTTTTCCGCGCGTCAGGGGGCTTGAACGGAGAGCAGCTGCGCGATCTCGTGGAGCACGATGTCGACCCGTTTTTCGGGCCTCTTCAGTTCCGCCTCGAACTCGTGCAGCGCTTTACTGAGCATGAAAACATCCAGCAGGAGCGCCACCTCCTCGATATCGGCGTGCAGGAACGAAGCGGCCGCCGTGTGTTCGAGGTACGCGCGCATGAACGTCGCCGAAATCCACGTGTACCACTGAATGGCCCACGGAAAGACCAGCGCGCGATCGGCCTCGCGCACCATCGTCACGTCGAACAACGTGGTGAACGCCGCGTGGTGGAAGGAGTGCACCATGCTCGCCACGTCCCGCAAAGGGGTTCGCTTGCGGCGCCGCTCGGCGAGCGCGCGCGAGCGCTCGCCCTCGAAGTCGAGAATCACCACGTCCCGGCCCGTATTGAGCACTTGCTCGAGGTGGTAATCGCCGTGGCAGCGCAGTCGCAGGCTGGTGAGCTTGCGCGACAGAAGCGGTTCGAAGCGCTTCAAAATGTCCGATTCGTGCGCCAGGATCGTCCGCGCCGTCTCCGCCTGCGACATGGTCAGTTGGGAAATTTCTGCGCGCATCGTACGCAGGACCGTCCCCGTGAGGTTGCGCAAACTTTGATAAACCGAGCGACGATCAAAGGATGAAAACGGCTCCGGGGCGAACGCCGGATCATCCGGCGCCGACGCCAGCGTGAGGTGCAACTCCGCCGTACGTTGCCCTAGAAGTGCACCTACATCCTTGTACGCTCCAATGAGATCTCCTACCTCCAACGGCGGGCTCTCGAACGCCATCTGGAGCAGCGGCCTCGTCGGCGCGGCCGGCGGCGCGAGCTCGCGTCCCTTGGTGAGCGCGCGCTCGTAGTAGCGGCGTAGCTCCTCGCGCGCGTGCGTCCACATCGTCCCTTCGTGCTGCACGAAGTGCTGCACCACGGCCAAGGTGGTTCGCTCGGCGCGGCCCGCGCGGTACTCGAGATCCCCCGCCACCCGCGGCACCAACTCGCTCGCGCGCGCGCCGATGAAGCGCCCCACCTCGATCTCGGGGCTCACGCCTTCCTCCAGGCGCCGGGAGAACTTGAGCACGAACCGATCGGCGAACTTCAACGTCGCGTTCAAGCTCTCCAAGGTGACCGCCCGCGGCTCGCCCACGTCGATGCCCGGCTCGGTGAACGACGCGGTGATCTCCCCCAGGCGCCCCTTCTTTCGTTCGCCCTTGGCGATGGCCTCCACCAGGGCGCGCGCCGGCTGCGGCGCCTCGAGCGCGTCCACCAGCAAGGTGCGCACGCCCTCGGACGACGAGAGGCGCATGTTGGCGATGACCGCGTGATGCGGCACGCGCGCATCGGCGGTGTTCGAGAGCGCGTCGGCCCACGTGGCGATGGGCAGCACGTAGGTCTCGGGATCGCCCTCCGCGTACTCGATGCGCAAGAACACGATGCCGACCCCGCCCTGCAGAACGAGCCGCTCGGTGAGCTGGCACGACGAGATGATCCGCCCCCGCCCGCCATACCACGGGCGCGTCTCGAGGAAGCCGAGCAGCACCTCCTCCAGGGCGTCGGGCTCGCGCTCGAACATCTCCTCCAGGGTGAGGCTCTCGAGCTGCGGGATCTCGTAGAGCGACATGCGCACCTCGTGCACGTCGGTCTTGGTCCGCTCGAGCGAGAACCAATAAAAATCGTAGCCGCCCAAGGTGAGCATGTACGGGTTGTCGCCCACGGCGGGGAACTTGGTGCGGCCGAAGAGCTCCACCGGCACCGCGCCGCGGTAGCGGGAGAGATCGAGCTCCACGTACTGCACGAAGCGCGACAAGTTGGCCACCACCAGGATGGTCTCCTCGCCGTACTCGCGGAAGAAGGCGAGGACGCGCGGGTTCTCGGGGCTCAAAAAGTCGATGGTGCCGCGCCCGAACGCGAAGAAGCGCTTTCGCAGCGCGATGAGCCGCTTGGTCCACCACAGGAGCGAGTTGGGGTTGTTCTGCTGCGCCTCGACGTTCAGCGACTCGTAGTGGTACTCGGGATCGATGATGATCGGCAAAATGAGCTTTTGCGGGTTGGCCCGCGAGAAGCCCGCGTTGCGATCCATGCTCCACTGCATGGGCGTGCGCACGCCGTTGCGATCGCCCAAATAGACGTTGTCCCCCATCCCCATTTCGTCGCCGTAATAGAGGACGGGCGTGCCCGGCAGCGAGAAGAGCAGGCCGTTGAGCAGCTCCATCTTGCGCCTGTCGTTCCCGACCAGCGGCGCCAGGCGGCGGCGGATGCCGAGGTTGATGCGCATGGCGCTGTCGTGCGCGTAGGCGCGATACATGTAATCGCGCTCCTCGTCGGTGACCATTTCGAGGGTCAGCTCGTCGTGGTTGCGCAAGAACATGGCCCACTGACAGCTCGCGTGGAGCTGCGGCGTCTGCGCCAGGATGTCGATGATCGGGAACCGATCCTCCATGTGAATCGACATGAACATCCGAGGCATGATCGGAAAGTGGAAGTTCATGTGGCACTCGTCGCCATCGCCGAAGTAGGCCGCGGCGTCCTCGGGCCACTGGTTGGCCTCGGCCAGGAGCATGCGCGCCTCGAACTTCGAATCGATGTGGCGCCGGAGCTTCTTCAGAAAGGCGTGCGTCTGCGGGAGGTTCTCACAGTTGGTGCCCTCCGCCTCGTACAAGTACGGCACCGCGTCGAGCCGCACGCCGTCGACCCCCATGCCGAGCCAGAAGTCGACCACCTGAAACAGCGCCTCCTGCACCGCCGGGTTCTCGAAATTGAGATCGGGCTGATGGGCAAAGAAGCGGTGCCAGTAATACGCCTTGGCGACCGGATCCCACGTCCAGTTGGAGGGCTCGAAGTCTTTGAAGATGATGCGCGCTTCCTGGTAGCGCTGGGGCGTCTCGCTCCACACGTAAAAGTCGCGCTCGACCGAGCCGGGCGCCGCTTTTCGCGCGCGCTGGAACCACGCGTGCTGGTCCGAGGTGTGGTTGAGAACCAGCTCGGTGATGATGTGCAGACCGCGCTTGTGCGCCTCCTCCACGAAGTGCTGGAAGTCGGCGATGGTGCCCACGTCGGGGTGCACCTCGAAGTAGTCGGAGATATCGTATCCATCGTCGCGCCCGGGGGAGGCGCAAATAGGGAGGAGCCAGAGGGCGGTGACCCCGAGGTCCTGCAAGTAATCGAGCTTCTCCGTCAGGCCGGCGAGGTCACCAATGCCGTCGCCGTTGCTATCGTAAAACGAACGCGTGCGTACTTCATAGATGACCGCGTCTTTGTACCATTGGGGATCGACGGCTTGCGGTCGGTCCGAACCGTTTCTCGCCTTGCTCTTCGCGCTCATCGGCACGACTCCGGAATTGGCTGGAAGACTTGTCTAGTAGAGGTTCAACTGCGCCCGTAGGTACGCGTCAACGAGCCCAATCGGTCGGCGAGCTCGTGGGTGAGGTCGGATTTTTGAAAGCGCCATTCCCAATTGCCCGTCGCCTGCCCCGGCCGATTCATGCGCGACTCGGAGCCCAAGCCGAGCAGATCCTGCATGGGGACGATGGCCGTGTTGGCCACGGACAATTGAACCATTCGGATCATGTCCCAATGGATGTTCGTGCCATCGGCGGCGCCGAGATAGCCAAGCGCGGCGCGGCGCTCCTTCTCGACCTGCTCCGGGGGGCGCGTGCTCTCGCCGCCGCCGGCCTCGTTGAACCAGCCGACGGTGGTGTCGTTGTCGTGGGTGCCCGTGTAGACCACCGCGCGGCGCGGATAGACGTGCGGCAAGAAGGTGGAGGCCTGGGGATCGATGCCGAACGCGAATTGAAGAACGCGGCTGCCCGGCAGCCCGAAGCTGTCGCGGAGCGCGCGCACCTTCGGGGTGGCACAGCCCAGATCCTCGGCGATGAGCGGCAGCGCGCCGAGCTCTCCCAACTTTTTCTTCACGTGCGTGAAGAACGGCGCGCCAGGCCCCTTCATCCAGCGGCCGCGTACGGCGGTCGGCTCGGTGGCGGGGATTTCCCAATATCGTTGAAAGCCGATGAAGTGATCGAGCCGCACGGCATCGAAGCGCGCCAAGGTGGTTTTGAAGCGCGCCGTCCACCAGTCGTACACATCGCGCCGGCGCGAGCGCCATCGGTAGAGGGGATTGCCCCAACGCTGGCCCGTCGCGCTGAAATAATCCGGCGGCACACCGGAGACGACCGTAGGCATGCCATTTTCGTCGAGCGCGAAGAGGTGGCGCTTTTGCCAAACATCGGCGCTGTCGTGCGACACGAAAATGGGCAAGTCGCCAATCAGCCCCACGCCGCGCTCGTGCGCATACGCACGCAACCGTCGCCAATCGCGGTTGAATCGATACTGCAAAAATCGGTGCAGCTCGATCTCGTCGCGGAGCTCCGCGCGCAGCGCCTCGAGCGCCACCGGCTCGCGCAAACGCGCCACCGCCGGCCACACCGCCCACGACGTCTCGCGGTGGGCGCTCTTGATGGCCGCGTACAAGGCGAAGTCGTCGAGCCAGTGCCGCTCTTCTTCGCAAAATGCCTCGAAGGCGTCGCGCGCTTCACCGCCGCCGCGCGTGGAGGCCGAGAATGCGGCGAACGCCGCGCGCAGATGGGCCATGCGGTACTGCGCCGAGCGCGCATAGTCCACGCGATCGTGCGGAAAGTTGGTGGCCGGGCCGCTGGGGTCGGGGCGGTCATCCCGCAAGGAGCTGCGCTCGATCAGGCCTTCCTCCGCCAAGCGATCGAGGCAGATGAGAAAGGGGTTGCCGGCGAAGGCCGATAGCGCGCTGTAGGGCGAGTTGCCGTACCCGACGGGTCCGATCGGCAGCATCTGCCACCAGCGCTGTCGGGCGGCGACCAGAAAGTCGATGAAGTGGCGCGCCGCGGCACCGAGGTCTCCCGATCCATAAGGACCCGGGAGGCTCGTCGGGTGCAGAAGGACGCCGCTCGTGCGTTCGCTAAGCTTTGGGACGTGTCGGGTCTCGTCCAAGTTCGTTCCTGGGGGGCCCGCGTGGAGCGGGGTCAATCCAGAAGACCTAGGTGCTCCAATGGGCATGCCGAGTCAATGAGGAAGTAACGCCGATTCCGCAAAAGATGCTTGTCCCACGTCGGATGCGGCCGCAATCTCGCCGACCATGAGTTTGTCTCGATTTAAGATGGCGGCGGTGGCGTTGGGTCTTGCATGGGGGGCGCCGGCGTGCGGCGGCCCCACCGAAACCGTGGGTCCCCCTGCGGCGCCCCCGCCCGGCCCGGCCGACAAAAACCCTGCCGACACCGCATCGACGGCGCCCGCCGCAAGAACGGCACCAAACTATGCCGCGCTCGGGCGCGACGAGGTGAATCGACTCGCCGTCCGGCACAACCTGCCCCTCTACTGGGTGGCGGACAAGAATCAGAACCGCGCGATGGATCCCGACGAGGTCGTGTCGCTTCTCTTTTACAGTGGTACGCCCATCGCCAAAACGCCTCGGTGGGTGGAGAATGGCAAGTTCACACCGGCGTTCGACACAGCCTTCGCCAAGCTCCTTCAAGGCGAGCCTCCGGCGCCGTCCGGCGCGGCCGCGGGTGAGTTGGAGCGCCGCAAGCTCGTGGCCGAAGATCTGGACCAAGGCTACGTGTCGCTCGTGCAGACCGATCTCACGGGCCTCTCGGCCGAGGAAAAGACGTTCGCGCGCCACATCTTCGCAGCGTCGGACCTGATCGACACCTTGTACCTCACGCAAAAAGGCGTGCTCGGGCTGAGCAAGGATCTGCCGGCCGACGATCCGGCGAGCGCGGCGCTCTTCTACCGCAATCGCGGGCCGAAGTGCGCGGGCCCGAAGACCGAGAAGAACCCGGCCTGCAGCGCCATCCCCGGCGCCGCCCCGCTGGTCGATGTGTACCCGCGCGCGCTGCAGAGCCAGGCGAAGTTCTGCGACACCTTGGAGAAGAACCCCAACTCCAAGAAGCTGCTCGATCCCTTCACCGTCGTGCGCGACAACGGCGGGAAGCTGGAGCCGGTACCGTACAGCCAAGCGTACAAGGACACGATGGCGGCGATCGCGGGCGAGCTTCGCGCGGCGGCCGCGGCGCTGGTCGATCCCAAAGAGGCGGCGCTCAAAGCGTACACCGCGGCGGCGGCGCAGGCGTTCCTCGACAACGATTGGTTCCGGGCCGACGAAGCCTGGGCCAAGATGTCGGCGCAAAACTCGAAGTACTACCTGCGCATCGGCGCCGACGAGACCTACTGGGAGCCCTGCTCGCACAAGGCGGGCTTTCACGTGTCGTTCGCGCTCATCAACCGCGACTCCCTGGCGTGGCAGGCGAAGCTGGCGCCCGTGCAGCAAGAGATGGAAAAGTCGCTGGCCGCGCGCATCGGTGGCCCATACAAGGAGCGCAAGGTCAGCTTCCACTTGCCGGACTTCATCGACATCGTGATCAACGCCGGCGACGATCGCCAGCCCATCGGCGGCACCGCGGGGCAAAGCTTGCCCAACTTCGGACCGGTGGCGGGCGAGAGCCGGGGGCGCACGATGGTGATGTCCAACCTGTTCTCGGATCCGGATTCGCTCCGCTTCCGCCGCAAGCAAGCCGAGTCGCTCTTGAGCAAGGAGACGATGGCCATCTACCAAGACGACTCCAAAGCGAGCTTGCTCACCGTCATCCTGCACGAGGCTACGCACAACCTGGGGCCCGCCGCCAAGTACAGCTACAAAGGCCAAACGACGCAGCAGGCGTTCGGCGGCGGCCTGGCATCCATGATGGAGGAGCTCAAGGCCGAGACCGGGGCCTTCTACTTCGCCGAGCTCCTCAAGAAGCGCTCCATCATCGCCGCCGATGCCGCGCATCGCGCCCATCTCCAAGGCGTCATTTGGGCCTTCGGCCAGATCTCACGCGGCATGTACGCGCCCACCGGCGAGCGAAAGCCCTACGGCCAACTCGCCGCCATCCAGCTCGGCTTCCTGATGGACGAAGGCGCCATCTCCTTCGACCCCGCCGCCCTCGCCGCCAACGGCGAAGACAAAGGCGCCTTCACGCTTCACCCGGACAAATTCGGCGCCGCCGCCGACAAGCTGATGAAGGTCGTGGGCCAAGCCATGGCCACCGGCGACAAGAACGCCGTCCTCGCCCTGACGAAGAAATACGTCGACGGCAAGCTGGTCCCCATGGACGCCATCACGGAGCGCGTGA contains these protein-coding regions:
- the treS gene encoding maltose alpha-D-glucosyltransferase, which produces MSAKSKARNGSDRPQAVDPQWYKDAVIYEVRTRSFYDSNGDGIGDLAGLTEKLDYLQDLGVTALWLLPICASPGRDDGYDISDYFEVHPDVGTIADFQHFVEEAHKRGLHIITELVLNHTSDQHAWFQRARKAAPGSVERDFYVWSETPQRYQEARIIFKDFEPSNWTWDPVAKAYYWHRFFAHQPDLNFENPAVQEALFQVVDFWLGMGVDGVRLDAVPYLYEAEGTNCENLPQTHAFLKKLRRHIDSKFEARMLLAEANQWPEDAAAYFGDGDECHMNFHFPIMPRMFMSIHMEDRFPIIDILAQTPQLHASCQWAMFLRNHDELTLEMVTDEERDYMYRAYAHDSAMRINLGIRRRLAPLVGNDRRKMELLNGLLFSLPGTPVLYYGDEMGMGDNVYLGDRNGVRTPMQWSMDRNAGFSRANPQKLILPIIIDPEYHYESLNVEAQQNNPNSLLWWTKRLIALRKRFFAFGRGTIDFLSPENPRVLAFFREYGEETILVVANLSRFVQYVELDLSRYRGAVPVELFGRTKFPAVGDNPYMLTLGGYDFYWFSLERTKTDVHEVRMSLYEIPQLESLTLEEMFEREPDALEEVLLGFLETRPWYGGRGRIISSCQLTERLVLQGGVGIVFLRIEYAEGDPETYVLPIATWADALSNTADARVPHHAVIANMRLSSSEGVRTLLVDALEAPQPARALVEAIAKGERKKGRLGEITASFTEPGIDVGEPRAVTLESLNATLKFADRFVLKFSRRLEEGVSPEIEVGRFIGARASELVPRVAGDLEYRAGRAERTTLAVVQHFVQHEGTMWTHAREELRRYYERALTKGRELAPPAAPTRPLLQMAFESPPLEVGDLIGAYKDVGALLGQRTAELHLTLASAPDDPAFAPEPFSSFDRRSVYQSLRNLTGTVLRTMRAEISQLTMSQAETARTILAHESDILKRFEPLLSRKLTSLRLRCHGDYHLEQVLNTGRDVVILDFEGERSRALAERRRKRTPLRDVASMVHSFHHAAFTTLFDVTMVREADRALVFPWAIQWYTWISATFMRAYLEHTAAASFLHADIEEVALLLDVFMLSKALHEFEAELKRPEKRVDIVLHEIAQLLSVQAP
- the malQ gene encoding 4-alpha-glucanotransferase, with the protein product MTPLHAGPPGTNLDETRHVPKLSERTSGVLLHPTSLPGPYGSGDLGAAARHFIDFLVAARQRWWQMLPIGPVGYGNSPYSALSAFAGNPFLICLDRLAEEGLIERSSLRDDRPDPSGPATNFPHDRVDYARSAQYRMAHLRAAFAAFSASTRGGGEARDAFEAFCEEERHWLDDFALYAAIKSAHRETSWAVWPAVARLREPVALEALRAELRDEIELHRFLQYRFNRDWRRLRAYAHERGVGLIGDLPIFVSHDSADVWQKRHLFALDENGMPTVVSGVPPDYFSATGQRWGNPLYRWRSRRRDVYDWWTARFKTTLARFDAVRLDHFIGFQRYWEIPATEPTAVRGRWMKGPGAPFFTHVKKKLGELGALPLIAEDLGCATPKVRALRDSFGLPGSRVLQFAFGIDPQASTFLPHVYPRRAVVYTGTHDNDTTVGWFNEAGGGESTRPPEQVEKERRAALGYLGAADGTNIHWDMIRMVQLSVANTAIVPMQDLLGLGSESRMNRPGQATGNWEWRFQKSDLTHELADRLGSLTRTYGRS